The following coding sequences are from one Candidatus Binataceae bacterium window:
- a CDS encoding DUF1302 family protein, which produces MSDTHAGDLSAQAAPPDQTSAASPAGSVLAQTNTLGQPTEAWFKDFHLSGFLNETAGMWTNPTTLKDFTPSRNNLATARTWLQADENYRLDANNQFFMREWFIYEPPYSFNSANNHAYACRPDLLGPAGCGNTGGAPMYRLNDFYNQYNVRDAWWKLTAGPLTLYTGNQIVVWGQSLAFRVGDVINPQDTTWNFGFANLEQSRLPQWMIHPIFNLPDMGPLNSNFIEGVLIPGFQPVWNSWQYPDKRFDGFQGTAGRVDAGFPAAMHGPSARFDVHYPYPVPGATINTLPVGTPPDLVVEPGAQNLIPPPINRFVFQCTQFQALFLPIFHNGKNPTPASLIRPCDLSKGVVLAPWHVPAMTLGNMQEGLRFHTLIGSNEITALYYNSFQRDPIVAWQPYTQTFPFIYEPVQYAGMTVDRPVPMPPSLAEYFPLVFRAEAVYQNHAPFISFNYTSMQDFRYSDILTWMLAFDLDQAYAPWLTTTGNLSANFEILDPIVMDTAHNMATGPNGNTVPEPITKNDVQMLFNIGTSYWWNAFAPTWTMIYQPKGESFALFPSIQLNPPWTNKYFAKIGVIYVLGSDRQTLGVGLFKGENLITVTGQYNFSAL; this is translated from the coding sequence GTGTCCGATACGCATGCGGGCGACCTTTCAGCCCAGGCTGCACCACCCGACCAGACCTCTGCCGCCTCGCCGGCCGGCAGCGTGCTCGCGCAAACCAATACGCTGGGCCAGCCCACCGAGGCCTGGTTCAAGGACTTTCACCTCTCGGGGTTCCTCAATGAGACCGCCGGGATGTGGACCAATCCCACCACGCTGAAAGATTTCACGCCGAGCCGCAATAATCTGGCCACGGCACGCACCTGGCTACAGGCGGACGAGAACTACCGGCTTGACGCCAACAACCAGTTTTTCATGCGTGAGTGGTTCATCTACGAGCCACCGTACTCGTTCAACAGCGCCAACAACCACGCCTATGCATGTAGGCCAGACCTTCTGGGGCCCGCGGGTTGCGGCAACACCGGCGGCGCGCCGATGTATCGCCTCAACGACTTCTACAACCAGTACAACGTGCGCGACGCGTGGTGGAAGCTGACCGCCGGGCCGCTGACGCTGTACACCGGCAACCAGATCGTGGTGTGGGGCCAGTCGCTCGCCTTCCGTGTGGGCGACGTGATCAATCCGCAGGACACGACTTGGAACTTCGGATTTGCCAACCTCGAACAGTCGCGTTTGCCGCAGTGGATGATCCATCCGATCTTCAACCTGCCCGACATGGGGCCGCTCAACTCGAACTTCATCGAGGGGGTACTGATTCCCGGTTTCCAGCCGGTGTGGAATTCATGGCAATATCCGGACAAGCGCTTCGACGGTTTCCAAGGAACGGCGGGCCGTGTCGACGCGGGCTTCCCGGCAGCAATGCACGGGCCGAGCGCACGGTTCGACGTGCACTACCCCTATCCAGTGCCGGGCGCGACCATCAACACGCTGCCGGTGGGAACGCCGCCTGACCTGGTCGTCGAGCCCGGAGCGCAGAACCTGATCCCGCCCCCAATCAATCGCTTCGTCTTCCAGTGCACACAGTTTCAGGCGCTGTTCCTGCCCATCTTCCACAACGGCAAGAATCCGACACCGGCGAGCCTGATCCGGCCCTGCGATCTGAGCAAGGGCGTGGTGCTGGCGCCGTGGCACGTGCCGGCGATGACGCTGGGCAACATGCAGGAAGGATTGCGCTTCCACACCCTGATCGGGAGTAACGAAATTACGGCACTATACTATAACTCCTTCCAGCGTGACCCGATTGTGGCCTGGCAGCCGTACACCCAGACCTTCCCTTTCATCTACGAGCCGGTGCAGTACGCGGGAATGACGGTTGACCGGCCGGTACCGATGCCGCCGAGCCTGGCCGAGTACTTCCCGCTGGTGTTCCGCGCAGAGGCGGTCTATCAGAACCACGCGCCGTTCATCTCGTTCAACTACACCAGCATGCAGGACTTCCGTTATTCGGACATCCTCACGTGGATGCTGGCATTCGACCTCGACCAGGCCTACGCGCCGTGGCTGACGACGACCGGCAACCTGTCGGCAAACTTCGAGATACTCGACCCGATTGTGATGGACACGGCGCACAACATGGCTACCGGCCCCAACGGCAACACGGTTCCGGAGCCGATCACGAAAAACGACGTGCAGATGCTGTTTAACATCGGGACGTCCTACTGGTGGAATGCCTTTGCGCCAACCTGGACGATGATTTATCAGCCCAAGGGAGAGAGCTTCGCGCTCTTCCCCTCGATCCAACTCAATCCGCCGTGGACTAACAAGTACTTCGCCAAGATCGGCGTGATCTACGTGCTGGGTTCGGACCGCCAGACGCTGGGTGTCGGCCTCTTCAAGGGCGAGAACCTGATAACCGTTACCGGTCAGTACAACTTCAGCGCCCTGTAG
- a CDS encoding polysaccharide deacetylase gives MAKKVNVCLTFDFDAISVWIGNFHATSPSAISRGEFGVVGARRLLEMLRGWKIPSTWFVPGHTADTYPDVVAKIAAEGHEIAHHGYRHERLATPEEEIRDFDMAIAALRRVTGHNPVGYRSPAAGLTPRTLELIVDHGMLYDSSMMGDDFTPYFCRVGDQAPKDSAYIFGRETEVVELPFTWGLDDFIAFEHVWTRNGINPGNASPSRIYEIWAGDFDYLHDRLGEGNYILTMHPQCIGRGHRLLMLERLVEHIRSRKDVEFKTMRQVAEEFRTSHKPRRSAR, from the coding sequence ATGGCGAAGAAAGTCAATGTGTGCCTGACCTTCGACTTCGACGCGATCTCGGTTTGGATCGGCAACTTCCACGCGACTTCGCCCAGCGCGATCTCGCGCGGCGAATTCGGCGTGGTCGGTGCGCGCCGCCTGCTCGAGATGCTGCGCGGATGGAAGATCCCCTCGACCTGGTTCGTGCCCGGCCATACCGCCGACACCTATCCCGACGTGGTCGCCAAAATCGCCGCCGAGGGTCACGAGATCGCCCATCACGGCTATCGCCACGAGCGGCTCGCCACGCCCGAAGAGGAAATCCGCGACTTCGACATGGCGATCGCCGCCCTGCGCCGGGTCACCGGCCACAATCCGGTTGGCTATCGCTCGCCCGCCGCAGGGCTTACGCCGCGTACGCTCGAGCTCATTGTGGACCACGGGATGCTCTACGACAGCAGCATGATGGGCGACGATTTCACGCCCTACTTCTGCCGCGTCGGCGACCAGGCGCCCAAGGACAGCGCATACATTTTCGGGCGCGAAACCGAGGTGGTCGAACTCCCATTCACCTGGGGGCTGGACGACTTCATCGCCTTCGAGCACGTCTGGACCCGCAACGGTATCAATCCCGGCAACGCCTCGCCGTCGCGCATCTACGAGATCTGGGCCGGCGACTTCGACTATCTCCACGACCGCCTCGGCGAAGGCAATTACATCCTGACGATGCATCCGCAGTGCATCGGCCGTGGCCATCGCCTGCTGATGCTCGAGCGGCTGGTCGAGCACATCCGCAGCCGCAAGGACGTGGAGTTCAAGACGATGCGGCAGGTCGCCGAGGAGTTCAGGACGTCGCACAAGCCAAGGCGCTCGGCGCGCTAG
- a CDS encoding DHA2 family efflux MFS transporter permease subunit, with translation MNRWSALAIASAGLLLVSLDSALNIAFPAISSYFGVSVATIQWLVISYVLTNASLLLGCGRMADLLGHKRVFVGGLALSTLALALCGLAPSYGLLLASRVLQGTGAAMVFASAPAIVTVSFGPGEAGRALGLFNMSGYVGSTSGPIIGGWLVDRFGWRAVYLFRVPIAIATALAAAPLLVGAAGRGRRERFDLVGMGTLATAIVALLLAINRGREVGWAAGGVLALWTASALGFAAFVATERRVAHPIVDWRLFTPGVSLANFANLLANLAMFAVWLLVPYYIVNVLGYRAASGGTLLAPCPLGMALAAPLSGLLSDRFGTRRLQVPGLLIEAAGLYLATRFGAQSSYATVAAALILIGLGLGAFAVANMSFVMAAIPRAQQGVAGGAVMMMRTLGVVMGVTTAAEVFSVRRAAHHAQLLAGAHLSAAALDRRSFVGGFHDAFSVSTAVCLLAALLVALPIRRRAALSDTQAPPVVGVASGGE, from the coding sequence GTGAACAGGTGGAGCGCGCTGGCCATCGCGAGCGCCGGCCTGCTGCTGGTCTCGCTCGATTCCGCGCTCAATATCGCGTTCCCCGCAATTAGCAGCTACTTCGGAGTCAGCGTCGCCACTATCCAGTGGCTGGTCATCTCCTACGTACTTACTAATGCCAGCCTGCTGCTCGGATGCGGCCGGATGGCGGACCTGCTCGGCCACAAGCGCGTCTTCGTCGGCGGGCTCGCGCTGAGCACGCTCGCTCTGGCGCTGTGCGGTCTGGCCCCGAGCTACGGCCTGCTGCTGGCCTCCCGCGTGTTGCAGGGGACGGGAGCCGCGATGGTGTTCGCGAGCGCGCCGGCGATCGTGACAGTCAGCTTCGGACCCGGCGAGGCGGGCCGCGCCCTGGGTCTGTTCAACATGAGCGGCTACGTGGGCTCGACCAGCGGACCGATAATCGGCGGATGGCTGGTCGATCGCTTCGGCTGGCGCGCGGTTTACCTTTTCCGCGTCCCGATCGCGATCGCGACCGCGCTTGCGGCCGCCCCGCTGCTCGTCGGGGCCGCCGGGCGCGGACGTCGCGAACGCTTCGACCTGGTCGGGATGGGCACGTTGGCGACCGCCATCGTCGCGCTGCTGCTCGCGATCAACCGCGGGCGCGAGGTGGGATGGGCGGCGGGCGGCGTGCTCGCGCTGTGGACCGCCAGTGCGCTCGGCTTTGCCGCCTTCGTCGCCACCGAGCGCCGCGTCGCCCATCCGATCGTCGATTGGCGGCTGTTCACGCCCGGCGTCAGCCTGGCTAATTTCGCCAATTTGCTCGCCAACCTCGCAATGTTCGCTGTCTGGCTGCTGGTGCCCTACTACATCGTCAACGTCCTCGGTTACCGCGCGGCCTCGGGCGGCACGCTGCTTGCGCCCTGCCCGCTCGGAATGGCGCTGGCGGCGCCGCTCTCTGGCCTGCTCTCCGACCGCTTCGGCACCCGCCGCTTGCAAGTGCCCGGGCTGTTGATCGAGGCGGCGGGGCTGTATCTCGCTACCCGGTTTGGTGCCCAATCGTCCTACGCCACAGTTGCGGCGGCGCTGATCCTGATCGGCCTCGGACTCGGCGCCTTTGCGGTCGCCAACATGAGCTTCGTGATGGCGGCGATACCGCGCGCGCAACAGGGCGTAGCGGGCGGCGCCGTGATGATGATGCGGACGCTGGGGGTGGTGATGGGCGTGACCACCGCGGCCGAGGTCTTCAGCGTGCGCCGCGCGGCCCATCATGCGCAGCTGCTGGCCGGCGCCCATCTGAGCGCTGCGGCACTCGACCGCCGCAGTTTCGTCGGCGGCTTCCACGACGCGTTTTCGGTCTCGACCGCAGTGTGCCTGCTCGCAGCGCTGCTGGTCGCGCTGCCGATACGCAGGCGGGCCGCGCTCAGTGACACGCAGGCGCCGCCTGTCGTCGGCGTAGCCTCCGGCGGCGAGTAG
- a CDS encoding YCF48-related protein, translating to MGLPRSWTWVLAAMLAAVFTATAAVSRGAVTGKRVSGAPTWLSLYGLAIRPDRSIYVVGSKGLLMVSTDEGKSWTSQVLHERAGNLLFQDRDLYAIKFSPDGKSGWVVGEMGIALHSDDGGESWKSQQTGTRSNLFNLSVVDAQHAYACGADGVLLSTDDAGAHWSVYKYKDPITFFDVKFLAPDNGWAVGEFESILHSTDGGKTWNLSHGGNTGDYTVGPYFSIAFTDPEHAIVSGLNGEIVVTNDGGKTWSPEKLPETVATYAAAQADGQIWLGGEGGRLVGKDATGKWVVHRPTFNDITDLAFAGKMGFAVGLNGTILRTDDAGEQWQVVK from the coding sequence ATGGGTTTGCCACGAAGTTGGACTTGGGTGCTGGCAGCGATGCTGGCGGCAGTCTTCACCGCCACCGCCGCGGTCTCGCGCGGCGCGGTCACGGGCAAACGCGTCAGCGGCGCGCCGACGTGGCTGTCACTCTACGGCTTGGCTATCCGCCCCGACCGCAGCATCTACGTCGTCGGCTCCAAGGGGCTGCTGATGGTCTCCACCGACGAGGGCAAGAGCTGGACCTCGCAGGTTCTCCACGAACGTGCGGGCAACTTGCTGTTCCAGGATCGCGATCTGTACGCGATCAAGTTCAGCCCCGACGGCAAGAGCGGATGGGTTGTCGGCGAGATGGGAATCGCGCTGCACTCGGACGACGGCGGCGAGAGCTGGAAGAGCCAGCAGACCGGCACCAGGAGCAACCTGTTCAATCTGTCGGTGGTGGATGCGCAGCACGCCTACGCCTGCGGCGCTGACGGCGTATTGCTGAGCACCGACGACGCCGGCGCGCACTGGAGTGTCTACAAGTACAAGGACCCCATCACCTTCTTCGACGTCAAGTTTCTGGCCCCAGACAACGGATGGGCGGTCGGTGAATTCGAGAGCATCCTGCACAGCACCGACGGCGGCAAGACCTGGAACCTCAGCCATGGCGGGAACACCGGCGACTATACGGTGGGCCCGTACTTCTCAATCGCGTTTACCGATCCCGAGCATGCGATAGTCAGTGGCCTCAACGGCGAGATCGTGGTCACCAACGACGGCGGCAAAACCTGGAGCCCCGAGAAGCTGCCGGAAACGGTGGCGACCTACGCGGCGGCGCAGGCCGACGGCCAGATCTGGCTGGGCGGCGAGGGCGGGCGGCTGGTCGGCAAAGACGCGACCGGCAAGTGGGTGGTTCATCGGCCCACCTTCAACGATATCACCGACCTTGCCTTCGCGGGCAAGATGGGATTTGCGGTGGGTCTAAACGGCACCATACTCCGGACAGACGACGCGGGTGAGCAATGGCAGGTGGTAAAGTAA
- a CDS encoding BON domain-containing protein codes for MTSYLQKNRLPLVGAQVLTNGSGNREVILYGFVATDFGKQDAVDKARRYLHAPDVAVVNRIAVRPELLASNGSGAPSSAPSTPPSGSYSPGGVGSLQSYENQTQQAQSQQYLQNQNGLAALVPLIGMMGLLSMGNSSFGMGYGGYPPTYGSPFSPFGAPYSPYPMTPYGSPYASPYGTPYYGYGGGFTFP; via the coding sequence TTGACCAGCTACCTTCAGAAGAATCGCCTACCGCTGGTCGGTGCACAGGTTTTGACGAACGGCTCCGGCAATCGTGAGGTCATCCTCTACGGCTTCGTCGCCACCGATTTCGGCAAGCAGGACGCCGTTGACAAGGCGCGCCGCTATCTGCACGCTCCCGACGTCGCCGTGGTCAACCGCATCGCGGTACGGCCCGAGCTGCTCGCCTCTAACGGCTCCGGCGCGCCGTCGTCAGCTCCCTCGACGCCGCCGAGCGGCTCGTACAGTCCGGGTGGAGTCGGCAGCCTGCAAAGCTACGAGAATCAGACCCAGCAGGCGCAGAGCCAGCAGTACCTGCAGAATCAGAACGGGCTTGCCGCGCTGGTCCCGCTGATCGGGATGATGGGATTGCTGAGCATGGGTAACAGCAGCTTCGGAATGGGCTACGGCGGTTATCCGCCGACCTACGGCTCGCCCTTCTCGCCCTTTGGCGCGCCCTACAGCCCCTACCCGATGACGCCGTACGGGTCACCCTACGCATCTCCTTACGGAACTCCGTACTACGGCTACGGTGGCGGCTTCACCTTCCCATAA
- a CDS encoding MMPL family transporter, protein MAGGKVKEGQAVGPIGVFVLRFRAPIGILLLLFSAFMGYQCTRVKIATDFDEFFPRYHQNVQLYEKWKKYGGAQRLVVMVQVKNGDIFNFNTLSKIQGIQRDVDKLPGVDHNEVFSLASYRVSYAEAAPGSLTIKPFMFPDVPKEQAGIEELKRHVFSNRARISQLISADNKSALVTASFNERGLDYRELFDDVQNIVKKYQDANNEIFVAGEPVVRGYGYYYEHLIDLLFLLAVATMIVILYVTLGQRTRWWAPIVTGTLSAIWGLGFVGLMQYNFDPVMLVIPFILTARDMSHGIQWQGRFHDELDRLGDKYAACEATTDFMLPPGLLSILADIAGIIFISFGGIPVLQHIALAGSVWLAGSLTMVFIFQPIFVSYLPAPKIKEKKKRAGAEPGWLRAAKDFVNWLVHIPVTPGPARTGLIVFALCFLAAGIIASIRQDIGYKTPGTPLYRPDAKVNRDIVAIGKKFPLEEGWVILTTPSGGMAGTASAAGAEQSVLAPRVLRMVDDMRAFLMEDPRVRQVVSFSSTISYPFNQMFHYGYPKFLADPDTMQLSGNLWFLYLNGSAPGELEQYISNRSNDDTCIRVFLADHTYDTLNGIRDRIKRFVEERVSPDPGLNKVHVWYLAGLAGLYQAANDVLYELDFLNITFVLGVVFIFCVISFRSFVAGLMFLFSCVLANFGAFIYMGIRGIGLTIDTIPVISLGIGLGVDYGIYTVSRIRDEVMGGMAVEEAIVLALKTTGLAVFSTFMVMIGGIFPWIFSPLLFHNEMSTLLIFLMACNMVAGVLVLPCYIQIARPRFVFGGAQAAKPENGLKGAAAAS, encoded by the coding sequence ATGGCAGGTGGTAAAGTAAAGGAAGGGCAGGCGGTCGGCCCGATCGGCGTATTCGTCCTGCGGTTTCGCGCGCCGATCGGCATTCTCCTGCTGCTTTTCAGCGCCTTCATGGGGTACCAATGTACCCGGGTCAAGATCGCGACCGACTTCGACGAATTCTTCCCCCGCTATCATCAGAACGTCCAGCTCTACGAGAAATGGAAGAAATACGGCGGCGCCCAGCGCCTGGTCGTGATGGTCCAGGTCAAGAACGGCGACATCTTCAACTTCAACACCCTCTCCAAAATCCAGGGCATCCAGCGCGACGTCGACAAGCTGCCAGGCGTTGACCATAACGAAGTGTTCTCGCTCGCCTCCTACCGGGTGAGCTACGCCGAGGCTGCGCCCGGCTCGCTGACCATCAAACCGTTCATGTTCCCCGACGTGCCCAAGGAGCAGGCGGGGATCGAAGAGCTCAAGCGCCATGTCTTTTCCAACCGGGCGCGCATCTCGCAGCTCATCAGTGCCGACAACAAGAGCGCACTGGTGACGGCCTCCTTCAACGAGCGCGGGCTGGATTACCGCGAGCTGTTCGACGACGTCCAAAACATCGTCAAGAAATACCAGGACGCCAACAACGAGATCTTCGTCGCCGGCGAGCCGGTCGTGCGCGGCTACGGCTATTACTACGAGCACCTCATCGATCTGCTCTTCCTGCTCGCCGTGGCCACCATGATCGTGATTCTCTACGTCACGCTCGGCCAGCGCACGCGCTGGTGGGCGCCGATCGTAACCGGCACGCTGTCGGCGATCTGGGGCCTCGGGTTCGTCGGTCTGATGCAATACAACTTCGACCCCGTGATGCTGGTCATCCCCTTCATCCTGACCGCGCGCGACATGAGCCACGGCATTCAGTGGCAGGGGCGTTTCCACGACGAGCTTGACCGCCTGGGCGACAAGTACGCAGCGTGCGAGGCGACCACCGACTTCATGCTGCCGCCTGGTCTGCTGTCGATCCTCGCCGATATCGCCGGCATCATCTTCATCTCCTTCGGCGGCATCCCGGTGCTTCAGCACATCGCGCTGGCGGGCTCGGTATGGCTCGCCGGCAGCCTGACGATGGTGTTTATCTTCCAGCCGATCTTCGTCAGCTACCTGCCAGCGCCCAAGATCAAGGAGAAGAAGAAGCGGGCGGGGGCGGAGCCGGGATGGCTGAGGGCGGCCAAGGACTTCGTCAACTGGCTGGTCCATATCCCGGTCACGCCGGGCCCCGCGCGCACGGGACTGATTGTCTTTGCGTTGTGTTTCCTCGCCGCCGGTATCATAGCCAGCATCCGTCAGGACATCGGCTACAAGACGCCCGGCACACCGCTTTATCGGCCCGACGCCAAGGTCAACAGGGATATCGTCGCGATCGGCAAGAAGTTCCCGCTCGAAGAGGGCTGGGTCATCCTGACTACGCCGTCGGGCGGGATGGCGGGAACCGCGTCGGCAGCGGGCGCCGAGCAGTCGGTGCTGGCGCCGCGAGTGCTGCGGATGGTGGACGACATGCGCGCCTTCCTGATGGAAGACCCGCGCGTGCGCCAGGTGGTGTCGTTCTCATCGACGATTTCGTACCCGTTCAACCAGATGTTCCATTACGGGTATCCGAAATTCCTCGCCGACCCCGATACCATGCAGCTGTCGGGCAACCTGTGGTTCCTCTACCTCAACGGCTCGGCGCCCGGCGAGCTCGAGCAGTACATATCCAACCGCTCCAACGATGACACCTGCATCCGCGTCTTCCTGGCCGACCATACCTACGACACCCTCAATGGCATCCGCGACCGGATAAAGCGGTTTGTCGAAGAGCGAGTGAGCCCCGATCCGGGCCTGAACAAGGTGCACGTATGGTATCTGGCCGGGTTGGCGGGTCTCTACCAGGCTGCCAATGATGTTCTATATGAACTCGATTTTCTCAATATCACCTTCGTCCTCGGAGTGGTCTTCATCTTCTGTGTGATTTCGTTCCGCTCGTTTGTGGCGGGTCTGATGTTCCTGTTCTCTTGCGTTCTGGCCAACTTTGGGGCCTTTATATACATGGGAATACGCGGTATCGGCCTGACGATCGACACCATACCGGTCATCTCGCTTGGTATCGGCTTGGGTGTCGATTACGGGATCTACACCGTATCGCGTATCCGGGACGAGGTGATGGGCGGAATGGCGGTGGAGGAGGCAATCGTCCTCGCGCTGAAGACCACCGGTCTGGCTGTGTTCAGCACCTTCATGGTCATGATCGGCGGCATTTTTCCCTGGATCTTTTCTCCCCTGCTGTTCCACAACGAGATGAGCACGCTGCTCATCTTCCTGATGGCCTGCAACATGGTGGCCGGTGTGCTGGTGCTGCCCTGTTACATCCAGATCGCGCGGCCGAGGTTCGTCTTCGGCGGCGCGCAGGCGGCAAAGCCTGAAAACGGGCTCAAGGGCGCTGCCGCTGCGTCCTGA
- a CDS encoding epoxide hydrolase, with the protein MVNAKPHPFTINIPDAVLDDLRARLERTRLPDEIPGSEWDYGTNLAYLRGLIDYWRTRYDWRTHERELNRFAHFRAEVDGLGIHFIHEQGRGPNPRPLLLLHGWPGSVYEFMRIIPMLTDPAAHGGDARDAFTVIAPSLPGYGFSDHPRTRAMNIQAIADLMFKLMTEVLGYRRFGAQGGDWGAAIASRLGELYQPHLYGIHINMIAVGAAEGRRPTELSQEEKIFLGDLERFRQQETGYQWIQGTKPQTLAYGLNDSPAGLAAWIIEKFRTWSDCRGEVERRFSKDQLLTNVTIYWVTGTINSSMRLYYEARHHPWRLRPNTRIETPTGVAVFPGELMRPPRSWAERAYNVVHWTVMPSGGHFAAMEEPALLAEDVRAFFRELS; encoded by the coding sequence ATGGTGAATGCGAAGCCGCACCCGTTCACGATCAATATCCCCGACGCGGTGCTCGACGACCTCCGCGCGCGGCTCGAGCGCACGCGCCTGCCCGACGAGATTCCCGGCTCCGAGTGGGATTACGGAACCAACCTCGCCTACCTGCGCGGCCTGATCGACTACTGGCGGACGCGATACGACTGGCGCACACATGAGCGCGAGCTCAACCGCTTCGCGCATTTCCGCGCTGAAGTTGACGGCCTCGGCATCCACTTCATCCACGAGCAGGGCCGCGGTCCCAATCCCAGGCCGCTGCTGCTGCTCCACGGATGGCCGGGCTCAGTGTACGAGTTCATGCGGATCATCCCGATGCTGACTGATCCGGCGGCGCACGGCGGCGACGCGCGCGACGCGTTTACAGTGATCGCGCCATCGCTGCCGGGCTACGGCTTCTCCGACCATCCGCGCACGCGCGCGATGAATATCCAGGCGATCGCCGACCTCATGTTCAAGCTGATGACGGAGGTGCTCGGCTACCGGCGTTTCGGCGCGCAGGGCGGCGACTGGGGCGCGGCGATAGCCTCGCGCCTGGGCGAGCTCTACCAGCCCCACCTCTACGGCATCCATATCAACATGATCGCGGTCGGGGCGGCCGAGGGGCGCCGCCCGACGGAGCTCAGCCAGGAGGAGAAAATCTTTCTCGGCGACCTCGAGCGCTTCCGCCAGCAGGAAACCGGTTACCAGTGGATCCAAGGCACCAAGCCGCAGACGCTGGCCTACGGACTCAACGATTCGCCGGCCGGGCTGGCGGCATGGATCATCGAGAAGTTTCGCACTTGGAGCGATTGCCGCGGCGAGGTCGAACGGCGCTTCAGCAAGGATCAGCTCCTCACCAACGTGACGATCTACTGGGTGACCGGCACGATCAATTCATCCATGCGGCTGTACTACGAAGCGCGCCACCATCCCTGGCGGCTGAGGCCCAATACGCGGATCGAGACGCCCACCGGCGTCGCAGTTTTCCCGGGCGAGTTGATGCGCCCGCCACGGAGCTGGGCCGAGCGCGCCTACAACGTCGTGCACTGGACCGTAATGCCGTCGGGCGGGCATTTCGCCGCGATGGAGGAGCCGGCGCTGCTCGCCGAGGACGTACGTGCTTTTTTCCGCGAGCTGAGCTGA
- a CDS encoding nuclear transport factor 2 family protein has protein sequence MDLDAIERRVTELEDLEAIRQLKARYCAACDDNYDADAIAALFTEDGVWDGAGFGRFEGRAAIREFFRTVPRRMAFAIHQVINPIIEIDGERARGTWYLLSPCTLRRQGGERAYWMAAVYHDEYVKLGGGWLIKSLRGESRLWAPYERGWAPAENGQ, from the coding sequence ATGGACCTCGATGCAATCGAAAGGCGCGTCACCGAACTCGAGGACCTCGAAGCGATCCGCCAGCTCAAGGCGCGCTACTGCGCGGCGTGCGACGACAACTACGATGCCGACGCGATCGCCGCCTTATTCACCGAAGACGGCGTGTGGGACGGCGCGGGCTTCGGCCGCTTCGAAGGGCGAGCCGCCATCCGCGAGTTCTTCCGCACGGTGCCTCGCCGGATGGCCTTTGCGATCCATCAGGTGATAAATCCGATAATCGAGATCGACGGCGAGCGCGCGCGGGGAACGTGGTACCTGCTTTCGCCCTGCACGCTGCGCCGCCAGGGCGGCGAGCGGGCCTACTGGATGGCGGCGGTCTATCACGACGAGTATGTCAAGCTCGGCGGCGGATGGCTGATTAAGAGCCTGCGCGGCGAGAGCCGCCTGTGGGCGCCTTACGAACGCGGCTGGGCACCGGCGGAAAATGGCCAGTGA